The DNA segment ATTAACGACCGCCACATTCTCGACGAGGTGGTTGAAAAATCCCTGCGCGGCGCGGCGTTGTGGGACGAGGTGAAAAACCGGTTGAACGACAATGCGTTGGGTATGTCCGGCGGCCAGCAGCAGCGGCTGGTGATTGCCCGTGCCATTGCGATCGAGCCGGAAGTGATCCTGCTCGACGAGCCGGCATCGGCGCTGGATCCCATATCTACTCTGAAGATCGAAGAACTGATCAACGAATTGAAAGAAAAATACACGATCGTTATCGTCACCCATAACATGCAACAGGCGGCACGGGTGTCTGACTACACCGCCTTCATGTACATGGGCGAATTGATCGAATTTGGTGAAACCAGCGAGTTGTTTACCAACCCGGCAAAAAAACAAACTGAAGATTACATTACCGGCAGGTACGGTTAGGAGGTAAACAATGGATAGCAGCAAAATCAAACAACACATCTCCCGCCAATTCAATGAGGAGATGGAGGACATCCGCAACAAAGTCCTGTCGATGGGCGGATTGGTCGAGCAACAAGTGGACTTGGCGACCAAGGCCTTCATGGGTTATGACATGGAGAATGCCGAAAAAGTGGTACAGCAGGACCAACAAGTCAACGATATGGAAAAAGACATCGACCACGAATGCACCGAAATCATGGCCAAGCGTCAGCCGGCTGCCTTCGATTTGCGGATGTTGATCGCGACGATCAAGATCATCACCGATCTGGAACGGATTGGCGACGAAGCGGCACGGATCGCCAAAATGACGATGCGTCTGGAAGGGGCTGACTATTACCAGGACAAATACTACGAAATCGAGCATTTGCTGAATCTGGTCAAAGAAATGTTGAACGGCGCGCTGGACGCCTACGCCCGCAACGACGTCGAAGAAGTGATTGCGATTACCGAGCAGGACGCCAAGGTGGACCGCGAATACACCAGTATCACCCGCCAGTTGATCACGCAAATGATGGAAAATCCGCGCAATATCACCCGCGCCTTGGATATGTTGTGGGCTGCCCGGGCGCTGGAACGCATCGGCGATCACGCTTGCAACGTCTGCGAACAGGTGATCTACATGGTCAAAGGCAAGGATGTGCGGCATATGAGCCGGGAAGAACTGGAGCGGACCGTCAACGCCGTACGTTGATTTTCGCCGGACCTATCGGGCGATCGTGCCGCCCGATAGGGTTAAGCACTGAGGATTGACCACAGCTATTGGTTAATGCCCCGGTTCCCCAGTCCCGAACTCAGCCGCGCGGTTTAGTACCAGCGTAAATTTGCTGCCTTGACCCAGTCGGCTTTCCACTTCCAATTCCCCACCCATCAATTCTGCCATGTGCTTGGTCAGTAACAGGCCGATGCCGGTACCTTCGATCAAATCCTGGTCGTGGTGGAAGCGGCTGAACGGTTGAAACAGCAGGTCGAATTGCTCAGGGGCAATGCCTGCTCCGCTGTCTGCCACCCAAATCCGCAGCCGCTGCTTTTCAAGTTCCATACCTAATGTAATGTGGCCCTGCGGCCGATTGTATTTCACTGCGTTCGAGAGCAGGTTCAACAAACATTGTTTCAAGCGCACCCGGTCGGCCGCAGCCAAAATCTCCTGGCCAGGGACTCGACTGGTAATTTGAATTCCGCGCGCTTCGGCTTGCCGGCGAATTAATTCCAAACATTCGGCGACCAAAGGCCGGCAGGCGACGCTGGCAATATTCAGCGTCAATTTGCCGCTCTCGACCGCGGCCAAATCCAGCAATTCGCTGACCAAGTCCAGCAGATGTAGCCCGGCATCAAGGATGTGGCGAGTGGAATCCTGCTGTTCGGCGTTCAACGGGTGTTCGGAATCGCCAGCCAACAGCTGGCTAAAGCCGATTACAGCATTCAATGGGGTGCGAAATTCGTGGCTCATCCGCGAGAGGAATTCGGTTTTGGCGCGGCTGGCTCGTTCCGCCTCCCACTTTGCCTGGGATAGGTTGACGATTAGCGCGTTTTTGTTGTGTTCCTGCCGTTCCAGTTTGTCTAGCATCGAGTTAAAGGTCTTGATCAAAACCCCGGTTTCGTCCTTACTCTCCACCTGCAGACGGGCATCGAACGTGTTGTCGCGGCTGATCTGTTCGATGTTGGCGGTCAATTGCAGCAAGGGCCGGCTGATTTTCGCGCCCAGCCAGCGGGCTTGAAGCACCGCGATTAAGATCGCCAATGCCATGGCCCCCAATGCTTCTAACACGGTATAGCGGAAACTTTGTTGCAATGCCGCAAGCGACAGATGCAGCGCGACGAAGCCGATCCGGCGCTGGTCGACCCTGACCGGAACGACCAATTCCAGCGTGTCGCTACTGAAAGCGTGGTCTTTGCCTTGTTGCAGGTATTGGTCAAATTGACGGCGGAATTGGTCCTGTAATCCGGAATCCGCTTGCTGCCGGCCTGCTGCGGCCTTGTTATGGTAGACGGCGAACAATTGGCGATCCTCGGTAAACAGGTATGCGTCCAGAACGTCGGTTTTCTCTTTCAGTGCCGACAGAATTTCCTCGGCCGTGTTCGGATCACGGTAGACGATCGCTGCCGACACATTGCTGGCGAGCATTTTCGACAGTACCCGGCTTTGTTCCAACAGCTTCAATTTCTGGTGGCGGTAATCGGTACTCAAAAACAACAACAGCGTAAGTAATGCCGTCAATAAGGCCGTGAACGCGGCGATCGCGAAGATTTTGCGGCGGATGGAGCCGGAGGAGAACAAGGCGCCGATTGCCATGATTATTCGGCAATCCGGGAACTGCGCAACAGCTTGGAACTGACCGAGAGCCTGGCGCGCGAAACGTTTTGCAAATGAATGACCGGTTGAATCCTCCGGTCTTCTGTCGTCAGGCGCACCATGCCGCCGCGTTGGTCGAAGTCGGGAATATCGCTCACGGTCAAAACCGGAAATGCGTGGATATAGTCCAGCGTGGTCGCCAGAACCCGTTCCTGTTGCACCGGAATAAACACGATATGGCATTCGTGCAACTGTTCGGGTAACGGATCGATCAGTAGCCGGATCGGCCGGTCATGTACTTTTTCGCCATCGATTAATCGCGACAGAATTGCGGTAACCGGGGTGTTGGCATAGCTGCAAAACAAAAATTCGGGGGCGGCCGGCTCCGGCCAGGTAATGAAGTAGGCAAAGTTATAAAGATATGCGGCCTTCAATTCGGTTTCGTTGAATTGCTGAGCCGGACTCGGCGTAGAAAACGTGCAGACGATTGCGCTCAAAATCAGCAATGCAATCCGCCGCATGAATGCGGTCACGGGATGGCTCGGCAATATAAGGCGATTTGATGGCAGTCGCATTCAGAAGCGCAATGTGGCTTTGAGATAATAATTGCGTTCCATTTCGCTGCTCAGCACCGGGTTATCCTGCGGCGGAATGAACTCCAGATGGCGATTGTCCAGCAGATTCTGGACGCCGGCGGCGAGTTCCAGATGCAGGCTGGGTTGCCAGCCCAGCCGCAAATCCAACCTATGATAGGCAGAAACGCCGTTGGCGAGTCTATCCGTATAGTACCAGTGACTGTCGAATTCCAACTGGTTGGGCAAATTGATGTAAGCGCTCAGATTGAAGCGCTGGCGTGGGCTGTTGCCTTCGGCGATGGCGGCAGCGCTATCCAAGCTTTGCGGATCTTTGTGGATAGCCATACCGAACAAGCTATAACTGCCTTGCAGGCGCCAAAACTCGGAGGCGCGCCAATTCAGCGCGGTTTCCCAGCCGTAGGTTTCGCCTTGGGCCATATTCGCGATTTGGTATGGGATTAATACGCCGCCTACGCCAATGATCGGAGTTTGAGGCTCGGTTGTGCTCAGGCGGGCGTAATCGCAGTAGAACAGTGTCGTGTCCAGATTGAACGAACGGTTGGGGAAGAAGCGGTAACCCAGTTCGTAACTGAGCGCCGTTTCGGACTTGAAGCTGTCGCCGCCACGGATGTTGGTTGTCACGCCGGGGGCGAAGTTGTAAAGCAAGTTCAGGTCGTGCTCGACCCGAGACGGTACTCTTACCGCCCGGGAAACCGCCGCCCAAACGCTATGTTGCTGATCCGGACTCCATAATAGCCGTGCAGTCGGTTGCAGTTCGAAGCCGGTAAAGTCGTTATGCTCGAGTTTGCCGCCGTAAATCAGCCGCCAAGCGTCGCCGAACGGCCGCCACTCGTCTTGGGCGAAGAGGTTGAACAGGTGTAAGTCGCGCCGGGCTTGATCGAATGTTAACAGTGCCAGTTTTTGCGTGAGTTGATCGCTGTTGAATCGGTAGCCGGCTCCCCAGGTCGTAGCATGGCTACGCCAATGGAAGCTGTGTTGCACATCGAAATCGAAGGTGTCGCGGCGGTGATCCAGACGCATTTGTTGGCGGGTGGCGTGATCGAAATAACTGCGGATCTGTACGCGGTTACCGTTGGCCAAGGTGCGTTGCCAGCGTAGCAGCAGATTGCCGCCCTGCTTTTGCATCCGGTCGGGCATTGCGGCGTCGGCGCCAGTTAAGGTTTGTTGCATGGTGCCGTTGAAATAGTCGCCCTGCAACGTCAGGGTTTCCTGAGCATTCGGGGTCCAGTCGCTTCTAAAGCCGGCGCGGCCCAGATCCAAGTTGTCGGAAGCTTTGCTGCCGTCGCTGAAATGAAAGTCGTCCCGGTGGTTGTATTTGCCGTAAACCCGATAATGCAGATCCGGGTTGAGTTGGCCGCCGTAACGCAATGTGCCGAACCCCGGCTCTTCGTGCGAGGCGCCGGCAGATACCAGTGTTCCCTGCGATTCCTGCGCAGTACGGGTCACGATGTTGATCACGCCGTTAACGGCATTCGACCCCCACATCGTTGCGCCGGGGCCGCGAATCACTTCGATGCGATCTATGTCCTCTAAAGGATAATCCTGTTCGTTCCAATACACACCGGAATTGAATGGATCGTAAACGGTGCGGCCGTCGACCATGACCAGTAATTTGTTGGCGAAAGCCCCATTGAAACCGCGGCTGGTAATGGCCCACTGGTTGGCGTCGACCCGCGCCACTTCCAGGCCGGGAACTTTGCGCAGAATTTCAGGAATCGATTGCATACCGGAGCGCCGGATTTCCTCGTTACTGATTACGTAGGCTGCAGCGGCGGCCTCTTGCAGCGTTTGCTGGCTCTTGGCTGCCAGCGAAACCGTGGTGGCAGTCAACTCCTGCAGCGATAAGGTTTTCAGCCGGTCCAGCGACTCGTCGCCGGCGTGTACCTGCCGGGTTTGGCTAAAGGCGGCACATAGCAATAGAATCGAGCGTATGTCCCCAATCATCTTCGCGCAATTCGCCATAGCCGGTAAATTCGATTAAAAGCCCAAACGCATTTTAGACGGCGACGTTCAAAGCGCAACCGTGGTGCCTGACGGTTTCGCAACGGCCGTTGCCAAATTCGAGGCCTTAGCATAAGCGTTTGCCGGGACTAACTCCGACTAAGCGCAGCGCCGGCCGGGCCAAACCGCGAAACGCTTAAGCTGGGGAGGCTGAACCCGTTATTTGGCAGCGTTTGCTAGGAACTGGGCAATCCGGGTGTTATAAAAACCCGGCAACCTGGCACATGGCGGACTGATCGATTTCGCTAGATTGGCGGAATCTAGCGGCTTGGATGTTCCGGCGCCAAGCCCGGACAGCTATTTTACGGCCCGGATCAGTTTGATCATGTCGCTGCTGGCCGGGTCGATGTAAACGTTCCGAAACGGGCAGGCTTGCACGTTTTTCAGCGTTTCCCGGTTGATATTGGCGCCCAGGGTTCTGACGATCAGCGGATTCAGCAGATTCATCATGAACGCCATGTAGCGGTTGGAACTGAGTACGTGTTCCAGTAACAGAACCTGCCCGCCCGGTTTGCAGACCCGATACAGTTCTTTTAAGCCGCGGCGAGGTTTCGGCACTGAGCAGAATACAAAGCTGGCGATCACCGTATCGAAGCTGTTGTCAGCGTAATCCAGCGCCTGGACATCCATCTGCGTCAGATCGACGGCGATTTGCTGGCGTTGGCGTTTGCGTTGCGCTTGTTCCAGCATCTTCGGGCTGAAGTCGATGCCGGTGATTCGGGCGCCGTCCGGATAAAACCCAAAATTCTTTCCGGTGCCGACACCCACTTCCAATATGTGGTTGCCGCCGGCCTGCGACCATAGTTTTTTACGCAGGCGGCGAAACAGCAAGCCTTCGAGAATACCTTCCAGGCTGTCAAACCAAGGTGCCAGCCTGTCATAGCGCCGCTTGATCTGCTCGCTGTTCGCCGCAACCATCATTACTCCTCGATTTGTTGGATACCGTCCAGGAACCAACGGGTTTGGCTGCTGTTTTTGGGTTTGACGAAGTGCCAGACTTCGCGGACGCTTTCGGGCTGGCCGCCATTTTCGCGGATCAGGCTTTCGAACAGTACCGCGGCTTCCTGCTCGGTACCGGCTTCGCGCGCTTCAAGCAACTCCGCCTTCAACGACAATATCTCGGTTCGGTTCGACTCGCCGGACGCCTGCAATTGCTGCTGAATTTCGGCGAAGACTTTATCGGTGGTCAAGCCCCGAATCTCAGCCAGATCGCGGTTGTCCCAGGCGGCTTGCAGATAACGATAGGCTTTTTCGGCACCGTTCAGGAACGCTGCTTGGTCGAATCCTGCCGGCAAAGCGCTTGCCGGGGCTGCGGTTTGGAAGCCGTTGCCGCCGCCCGTTTTATTGTTACCGAACAACACGTCGGTATTGAAACCGGCCGGACCGTTGTTTCCGGTTTGATTTTCCCGGTAATACTGAGGCTCCCGCCGGCTATCGGCTTGGCTGAAAGCGCCGCTGGCTGCAGTCTGCTGGCCGGCCTTGGCGGCAAACAAGCGATACAACAGAAATGCGATGCCGGCGAATACCAGCATATCCATCAGGTTCAAGCCTTCAAACGCGCCGCCAAAAAACAGCGAGCCTAACAGCCCCCCCAGGGCCAAGCCGCCGAGCATACCCATCATACCGCCGCGGCCGGCCCAACTTTGGCGCGCGGCCTGGTTTTGCGCGGCTGCCTGCGTTTGGCTGGCCGAACGCGCGGTCTGGTTGCCCAAGTCGTTCGGCGTTGTAGAACGTTGGTACGGAGCGCTGTAGCTCGGACGGCTGCCAAAGGATTTGCCGCCGCCCATGCGTTTGGCTTGGGCTTCTTGGATGCCGCCCAGGGTCAAGGCCAATGCAATGAATATCGTTGCCAAAATGCCAATTTTTCTGTTCATAGCTTTTCGCCTAATGTGAGTAAATGTTTGCTTATATTCAGGGTAGAATCGCGCTTTTCAAGTAGAATAGCGTTTCGCACGGCCCGGTACAACCGCGGTTTGGCCGAACGCGCGAGTTCACAGACATTCTTAGAACGTAAATGGTTGCATATCTGCGTCAATTTCTGGTCGTGCTACTGGTGCTGCTGCAGACAGCCGCGCCGTTGGTGCATGCCCATGTCGGCGGTGACGCCGGGGACTGCGGCATCCATCTGCATGGACTGGAGAGTTTGCAGAGCGAGCCGGATCAGTGGAGCTTGCCAGACAACCGGCATGAATTGCATCAGCAAGCGGCCGTTGTCAGTGTCGGTTCCGCCATCAAACTGCAAATGATGCGCGAACGGTTGGTGCCGCTTGGATTCCTGTTGCCGTCTGTTGCCGAGCCAAAATTTTACCCGCCAGTCCGAGCACCTTTTTACCGATCTCTCATTTCGCCACCGCCCACAGCGCCCCTTCTCGCCGATAACGCTTCCCGCGCTCCCCCTGGCTGCTGAGGCGGGGCAACCAGGCGTAAACCGTCAGCCTTTGCCTGTACCGCTCGACCTGCCGCTGCGTCAATGCCGGCGACAGATTTGCCATCTATCAATTTTTTGGAGCGAGATATGACCGTATACCGTCATATTCAATATGGATTACCAGTTTTACTGTTAGCTGCCCTGCCTTGCGTAGCGCAAACCGAAGAGAGTGAAAGCCCGGCGCCACACAGTGCAATGGCGGCGGACAAGCTGATTGTCGAACATATGGACCCGATCGACACGGATCCGTCCCTTAGTCTGTCCGGCTTGGTCGAACTGACCTTGGAAAAGTATCCGGACCGCCTGATAAGCGAAGCGTTGACCCAAGAAGCGGATGCTTTGACCGAGCGCAGCGACTCCTGGGTGGCGGGGTCGACGGCGCTGGCTCTGGACTACTTCGACGACCGGGTTGCGGCTGACCGCGGCGCGCGCGAGATGTCGGCCAAAGTCGAAGTCACTACCTGGAGTTGGGGTCAACGCGACGCCGGCCAAGCCGTGGCCGAGCGGGCCGGTTTATCGGCGCAAAAGCAGTCGGCGGCGGTTAAATTGGAGGTGACGCGACTGGTGCGGGAAGCATTGTGGAATATGGAGGTCGCCAACATCGGCTTGCAACAGGCGCAGAACGCTTTGTCGGTATCCGAGCAATTGATGAAAAAAGTCGAGCGGCGGGTTGAGCTGGGCGATTTGCCCCGTGCCGATCTGCTACTGGCCAAAGGTGAGTATTTGCAGAACCGCGGACTGGTGACCCAGGCCGAAGCGGAAGTCATGCACAGCCGTAAGGCCTATTCCAGCCTGACAACGCTGGCACGGGTTCCGGCCAATTATCTGGAACGGCAAAGCGAGCTGAAAAGCATTATGCCTAGCCACCCGGTCCTGGAAGCGGTTAATGCCGTGATCGAACGTAAACGCGCCGAGGTGGAATGGATCAAAACTACGGATCCGATCAATCAGCCGAAGTTGAATATCGGCGCCAAGAGTACCCGGGATGGCCGCGACGGCCAGAATATCGAAAGTGCCGGCGTCGGCGTGGTGATGTTGTTCGGCGGCGATGCCTATAACGCGCCGGAGATCGCCAAGGCCAATCTGGAACTGAACAACGCCATGGCGCAGCGCGAACATTTATACCGCCAGCTGGAAAAGAATCTGCACGAGGCGGAACATGCGCTGGAGGTGACGCGGGCGGAATTGGCGATTGCCAACGAATTGAAGCAAATCGCCGAAACCCATTTGAAAATGACCGAAGTCAGCTTTTCGGCCGGCGAAATCAACTTGCTGGATCTGATCAAAATTCAGGCCCGGAGCCTGGAAGCGGTACGCAATGCCAAATTGCAGGAAGTGAAGTTGCAGCGCAATATCGCGTTTTATAACCAAGCGCTCGGAGTGCAGCCGTGAGAATGCCGGCCACACTGTTTTTATCGCTGTTGGCTGCCTCCGTCTTGGCGCAGGATGCGCAAATTCGGATGAGTCGGCAACAGATCGAGAATCTGGATATCAAAACCGCGCCGTTGGTTGCCAGTTCCAGCGTGCCGTTATTTTACGCGCCCGGAAAAGTCGTAACGCCGGCCGACCGCGAAGCGCTGGTCAGCAGCAGCCAGCCCGGTCTGGTGACGCATTTGGCGGCGAATATCGGCGACAGCGTACGCAAGGGCCAGGTTCTAGCCCAATTGCGCAGTCCGGAGTTGGTCGGCTTGCAACAGGGATATTTGGCTGCTGCCAGCGAGCTGAATTTGTCCGGGTTGGAACGCAACCGGGACCAGAAATTGTTGCAGGAAGGGGTTATCGCCGAACGGCGCTGGCAGGAGACCCAAACCCAGCATCAAAGCAAAGTGGCGCGCGCCGACGAGGCTAAGCAATTGTTGGTGCTTGCCGGCATGTCTGACGCAGAGATTAAAGCGTTGGCGCACACACGTAAACTGGACGATCGCTTGTCGATTCGGGCGCCGATCGACGGTGTGGTGTTGCAGCGTATGGTCAATCTGGGCGCGCGGCTGGATATCCAGGCCCCCCTATTCCGCATCGCCGATCTATCCGAATTATGGCTGGAAATCAGTATCCCGCAGGAACGCCTGAGCACGGTCAAGGTGGGTGATCGGGTCCGGTTGGAGTCGAGCGATGTGTCGGCAACCATCAGCTTGTTGGGGCAAAGCGTTAACGCGGACAATCAAACGGTATCGGCGCGGGCCGTGGTGGACGGCAAGCCGCAAAGTTTGCGGCTTGGGCAAAACGTCAATGTACAAATCCTGCAACAAGGTGCGACGACCGGCTTTACTGTGCCGAATTCGGCCTTGTCGCAAAACGAGGGCCGTAGTTACGTGTTCGTGCGTAACGATGACGGCTTTGCTGTGACCGAGGTCAGCGTCAATGGCAAGCAAGGTGACGAGTCACTGATCAGCGGCGCGCTGACCGGCAACGAACAAATCGCCGTCAAAGGCGCGGTGGCGTTGAAAGCCAATTGGTTGGGTTTGGGGAGCGATGAATAATGGCGGCATTGATTCGCTTTGCCCTGACCCAGCGCTTGTTGGTGCTATTGGGCGTACTACTGTTGATGGGCGGTGGCATTTATGCCTTTAAACAACTGCCGATCGACGCTTTTCCCGAGGTGTCGCCGACTCAGGTCAAGGTGATTGTCAAAGCTAACGGTATGACGCCGGAAGAGGTCGAAGCCCGGATCACCGCGCCGATCGAGGTGGAGTTGCTGGGAATTCCGCATCAAACCATGCTGCGTTCGCTGGCTAAATACGCGATTACCGACATCACCCTGGACTTCGAGGAAGGCACCGATATTTACTGGGCCCGACAGCAGGTGGCGGAACGCCTGAATGCCATGTGGGGCAATTTGCCCGACGGGGTGCAAGGCGGGATCGCGCCGATGACGACGCCGTTGGGCGAGATGTTCATGTTCGCGATCGAAGGCGGCGATCTTGATTTGATGCAGCGCCGGGAGTTGCTGGATTGGACCATCCGTCCGGCCTTGCGCACCGTTAAAGGCGTGGCCGACGTCAATGCCTTGGGCGGCTTGGTGCGCAGTTTCGAAGTGGTGCCGGACAACGTCAGAATGGCGGCGCGTAATATCGGCATCGAGCAATTGATGGCGGCTTTGGAAAAAAATAACCGTAACGATGGCGCCGGTAGGTTGACCGAAGGTGAAGAAGCGCTGATCGTCCGCGCCGACGGTCGCATCAAAAACGAACAGGATGTGAAATCGATCGTCGTGGAACAGCATGACGGCATGCCGGTGCGGGTGGAAGATATTGCCGAGGTGCGGATTGGAGCGCTGACCCGATACGGCGCGGTCAGTAAGGACGGCAGCGGTGAAGTGGTCACCGCTGTGGTGTTGGGCTTGCGCGGAGCCAATGCCAGATTGACCATCGAACAATTGGAACAGAAGCTGGCGCAGTTGCAGCCCAGTTTGCCCGAGGGTGTACATATCAATGTGTTCTATAACCGCGGAGTATTGGTGGCCAAAGCGGTAAACACCGTTGCCAAAGCTTTGGCCGAGGCCATCGTGCTGGTGGTCGTGTTGTTGATTTTGTTTCTGGGCGATATGCGTGCGGCGTTGACCGTGGCTTTGGCGCTACCGTTGGCGGCGTTGGCGACCTTCATCATGATGAATGTGTTCGGCATGTCGGCCAATTTGATGAGTCTGGGCGGCTTGGCGATTGCGATCGGGATGCTGGTCGACGGCGCGGTGGTCGTGGTCGAGAACGTCATCAGCCAGCTTGCGGACCACCGCAAGGCCGAGCGCCTACCGCGTTTACATATGATTTACCGGGCTAGCCGCGAAGTGGCGCTACCGGTGACTTCAGGCATTTTGATCATCGTCATCGTGTTTCTGCCGCTGCTGACCTTGCAAGGCTTGGAGGGCAAGTTATTCGGGCCGGTGGCGATGACCATCGTATTTGCTTTGAGCGGTTCGCTGGTATTGTCGTTGACGGTAATTCCGGTGCTGGCTTCGCTGTTGCTGAAGCAAGTTTCTCACGAGGAGCCTTGGTTGCCGCGCCAATTGCTGCGGTGGTATCAGCCGGTATTGGCCTGGTGTTTGAGTAACACCAGAAAAGTGTTCATCGGTGCCGGCGCCATGCTGGTGTTAAGTTTGATCGCGTTTACCCGGATCGGCAGTACCTTCATGCCGACC comes from the Methylomonas sp. EFPC3 genome and includes:
- a CDS encoding CusA/CzcA family heavy metal efflux RND transporter, coding for MAALIRFALTQRLLVLLGVLLLMGGGIYAFKQLPIDAFPEVSPTQVKVIVKANGMTPEEVEARITAPIEVELLGIPHQTMLRSLAKYAITDITLDFEEGTDIYWARQQVAERLNAMWGNLPDGVQGGIAPMTTPLGEMFMFAIEGGDLDLMQRRELLDWTIRPALRTVKGVADVNALGGLVRSFEVVPDNVRMAARNIGIEQLMAALEKNNRNDGAGRLTEGEEALIVRADGRIKNEQDVKSIVVEQHDGMPVRVEDIAEVRIGALTRYGAVSKDGSGEVVTAVVLGLRGANARLTIEQLEQKLAQLQPSLPEGVHINVFYNRGVLVAKAVNTVAKALAEAIVLVVVLLILFLGDMRAALTVALALPLAALATFIMMNVFGMSANLMSLGGLAIAIGMLVDGAVVVVENVISQLADHRKAERLPRLHMIYRASREVALPVTSGILIIVIVFLPLLTLQGLEGKLFGPVAMTIVFALSGSLVLSLTVIPVLASLLLKQVSHEEPWLPRQLLRWYQPVLAWCLSNTRKVFIGAGAMLVLSLIAFTRIGSTFMPTLDEGDIIVQLEKLPSITLQDSVALDGRVQKNIREHIPEVATVVSRVGADELGLDPMSLNDTDTFLILKPKSEWRMDSKEALIDDIRKIMVHTPGIAFGFTQPIEMRVSEMLTGTRGDVAVKLFGADLDTLNRKAEQIEAVLKTIPGASDVFTRKNEGMQFLQVNIDRQAAGRFGLDTDGIETLLRAQIEGVQLGIVQEGVKRTPLLLRGASNTANFDNLQLTLPDGGHVPITAVAKIQPVEGVVSIDREKGQRFVVIRSNVEGRDLVGFVDEARKAVAERVKLPHGFHVEFGGQFENQQRASARLSLVIPLSLGLIFLLLFSTFGSIRQAVLVLSNIPLALIGGVFGLWLSGEYLSVPASVGFIALLGIAVLNGVVMVSYFNQLCATGMDIARVVVVGSARRLRPVLMTASIAAFGLIPLLFASGPGSEIQRPLAIVVTGGLLSSTLLTLILLPILYKLFGRNPELKP